A genomic stretch from Halichoerus grypus chromosome 5, mHalGry1.hap1.1, whole genome shotgun sequence includes:
- the KCNV1 gene encoding potassium voltage-gated channel subfamily V member 1 → MELPPRRRAPLDSPLDSCSLTSLDSSVFCSEGEGEPLALGDCFTVNVGGSRFVLSQQALSCFPHTRLGKLAVVVASCRRPGALAAVPSPLEFCDDANPVDNEYFFDRSSQAFRYVLHYYRTGRLHVMEQLCALSFLQEIQYWGIDELSIDSCCRDRYFRRKELSETLDFKKDTEDQESQHESEQDFSQGPCPTVRQKLWNILEKPGSSTAARIFGVISIIFVVVSIVNMALMSAELSWLDLQLLEILEYVCISWFTGEFVLRFLCVRDRCRFLRKVPNIIDLLAILPFYITLLVESLSGSQTTQELENVGRIVQVLRLLRALRMLKLGRHSTGLRSLGMTITQCYEEVGLLLLFLSVGISIFSTVEYFAEQSIPDTTFTSVPCAWWWATTSMTTVGYGDIRPDTTTGKIVAFMCILSGILVLALPIAIINDRFSACYFTLKLKEAAVRQREALKKLTKNIATDSYISVNLRDVYARSIMEMLRLKGRERASTRSSGGDDFWF, encoded by the exons ATGGAGCTGCCTCCCCGAAGGCGGGCGCCGCTGGACTCGCCGCTGGACAGCTGCTCCCTGACCTCGCTGGACTCCAGCGTTTTCTGCAGCGAGGGTGAAGGGGAGCCCCTGGCGCTCGGGGACTGCTTCACGGTCAACGTGGGCGGCAGCCGCTTCGTGCTCTCGCAGCAGGCGCTGTCCTGCTTCCCGCACACGCGCCTTGGCAAGCTGGCCGTGGTGGTGGCCTCGTGCCGCCGCCCCGGGGCCCTGGCCGCCGTGCCCAGCCCCCTGGAGTTCTGCGATGATGCCAACCCCGTGGACAACGAGTACTTCTTCGACCGCAGCTCGCAAGCATTCCGCTACGTCTTGCACTACTACCGCACCGGCCGCCTGCACGTCATGGAGCAGCTGTGCGCGCTCTCCTTCCTTCAGGAGATCCAGTACTGGGGCATCGACGAGCTCAGCATCGACTCCTGCTGCAGGGACAG ATACTTCAGAAGAAAGGAGCTGAGTGAAACGTTAGACTTTAAGAAGGACACAGAAGACCAGGAGAGTCAACATGAGAGTGAACAGGACTTCTCCCAAGGACCTTGTCCCACTGTCCGTCAGAAGCTCTGGAACATCCTGGAGAAACCTGGATCTTCCACAGCTGCTCGAATCTTTGGGGTCATCTCCATCATCTTTGTGGTGGTGTCCATCGTCAACATGGCCCTGATGTCAGCTGAATTAAGCTGGCTGGACCTGCAGCTGCTGGAAATCCTGGAGTATGTGTGTATTAGCTGGTTCACCGGGGAGTTTGTCCTGCGCTTCCTGTGTGTGCGGGACAGGTGCCGCTTCCTGAGAAAGGTGCCAAACATCATCGACCTCCTTGCCATCTTGCCCTTCTACATCACTCTTCTGGTAGAGAGCCTGAGTGGGAGCCAGACGACACAGGAGCTGGAAAATGTGGGGCGCATTGTGCAGGTTTTGAGGCTGCTCAGGGCTCTACGCATGCTAAAGCTGGGCAGACATTCCACAG GATTACGCTCACTCGGGATGACAATCACCCAGTGTTACGAAGAAGTCGGCCTACTGCTCCTATTTCTGTCTGTGGGAATTTCTATATTTTCCACGGTGGAATATTTTGCTGAGCAAAGCATTCCTGACACAACCTTCACAAGTGTCCCTTGTGCATGGTGGTGGGCCACGACATCCATGACTACTGTGGGCTACGGGGACATTAGACCTGACACCACCACAGGCAAGATCGTGGCCTTCATGTGTATATTATCAGGAATCCTTGTCTTGGCCTTGCCTATTGCTATTATTAACGACCGCTTCTCCGCTTGCTATTTCACCTTAAAGCTCAAGGAAGCAGCCGTTAGACAGCGGGAAGCTCTGAAGAAGCTCACCAAGAATATAGCCACTGATTCATATATCAGTGTTAACTTGAGGGATGTCTATGCCCGGAGTATCATGGAGATGCTTCGgttaaaaggcagagaaagggcaaGTACTAGGAGCAGTGGGGGAGATGATTTCTGGTTTTGA